The following nucleotide sequence is from Streptomyces sp. HUAS CB01.
GCGACGGCCTCGCCCAGGGCCCGCCACCACACCTCGGGATCGGTCTCCCGCGCCCCGCCCTCGCCGGTGACGGCGTGGGGCGAGCGCCCCACGGCGAGCAGACGGCCGGAGTCGGCGTCGATGACGGCGGCCTTCGTGGACTGGGTGGAACTGTCCACGCCGATGACGACGGGCGATGACGGCACTGCGCACCTCACTGGCCAATTCTGACTGTCGTTGAAACAAAATATGTCGAGGTCGGGAGGGGGCGTCAAGCCCTGCACAGCGGGGCAATACCGACACGCATGGAACTGGGTCCGGGTCTTGGCAGACGAGGGGCCCTGAGGTATTGGTTAGAGGGAAAACAAATTCCGGACCGTCGTCTCCCGAGGGGCAGCACCATGTCGGAGAAGTACACCCCCACCGCGCAGGACAAGTTCACCTTCGGTCTGTGGACCGTCGGCTGGCAGGGCCGGGACCCCTTCGGCGAGGCGACCCGGCCGGCCCTGGACCCGGTCGAGTCCGTCGAGCGCCTGGCGGCGCTGGGCGCGTACGGCGTCACCTTCCACGACGACGACCTGATCCCCTTCGGCGCGGGTGACGCCGAGCGCGAGGCCGCCGTCAAGCGCTTCCGCTCCGCCCTGGAGCGCACGGGCCTCACCGTGCCCATGGCGACCACGAACCTCTTCACGCACCCCGTGTTCAAGGACGGCGCCTTCACCGCCAACGACCGCGACGTCCGCCGCTTCGCGCTCCGCAAGACGATCCGCAACATCGACCTCGCCGCCGAGCTGGGCGCCACGACGTACGTCGCCTGGGGCGGCCGCGAAGGTGCCGAGTCCGGCGCGGCCAAGGACGTGCGGGTCGCCCTCGACCGGATGAAGGAGGCGTTCGACCTGCTCGGCGAGTACGTCACCGAGCAGGGTTACGACCTGCGCTTCGCCATCGAGCCGAAGCCCAACGAGCCGCGCGGCGACATCCTGCTGCCCACGATCGGCCACGCCCTCGCCTTCATCGAGCGCCTGGAGCGCCCCGAGCTGGTCGGCGTCAACCCGGAGACCGGACACGAGCAGATGGCGGGGCTCAACTTCCCGCACGGCATCGCCCAGGCGCTGTGGGCGGGCAAGCTCTTCCACATCGACCTCAACGGCCAGTCCGGCATCAAGTACGACCAGGACTTCCGCTTCGGCGCGGGCGATCTGCGGCAGGCGTTCTGGCTCGTCGACCTGCTGGAGACGGCCGGGTACGAGGGCCCCCGGCACTTCGACTTCAAGCCGGTGCGCACCGACGGCTTCGACGGGGTGTGGGAGTCGGCGAAGAACTGCATGCGCAACTACCTGATCCTCAAGGAGCGCGTCGCCGCCTTCCGCGCCGATCCCGAGGTCGGGCAGGCGCTCGCCGCGTCCCGGCTCGACGAACTCGCCCGGCCCACCGCCGCCGACGGGCTCCGGGGCCTGCTCGCCGACACCTCCGCCTACGAGGAGTTCGACGTGCAGGCGGCCGCGGAGCGCTCCATGGCCTTCGAGCGCCTCGACCAGCTGGCGATGGAACACCTGCTCGCCGTGCGCTGACGGCGGGATATGTTTCCCTGTCGCCCTTTCGTGAGCTGCAGTCCCCGGCCGGCACCGCCGTGACCGGGGCAGGTGGGGAGTGTGAACGTGTCACAGAGCGCCGCGGGAGCGGCCGCCCGCGGCCAGGCCCGGGCGCCGGCCGACCAGGTGGCGGTGCGCCGTGCCAACCTCGTCCGGGTCCTCGGCGAGGTGCGCTCGGCGGGCCCGCTGTCCCGGGCGACCGTGGCCCGGCACACCGGGCTGACGCGGGCCACGGTGTCCAGCCTCGTGGCGGAGCTGATCGAGCGCGGACTGCTCC
It contains:
- the xylA gene encoding xylose isomerase; the protein is MSEKYTPTAQDKFTFGLWTVGWQGRDPFGEATRPALDPVESVERLAALGAYGVTFHDDDLIPFGAGDAEREAAVKRFRSALERTGLTVPMATTNLFTHPVFKDGAFTANDRDVRRFALRKTIRNIDLAAELGATTYVAWGGREGAESGAAKDVRVALDRMKEAFDLLGEYVTEQGYDLRFAIEPKPNEPRGDILLPTIGHALAFIERLERPELVGVNPETGHEQMAGLNFPHGIAQALWAGKLFHIDLNGQSGIKYDQDFRFGAGDLRQAFWLVDLLETAGYEGPRHFDFKPVRTDGFDGVWESAKNCMRNYLILKERVAAFRADPEVGQALAASRLDELARPTAADGLRGLLADTSAYEEFDVQAAAERSMAFERLDQLAMEHLLAVR